One genomic segment of Rivularia sp. PCC 7116 includes these proteins:
- a CDS encoding serine/threonine-protein kinase: protein MTICLNPDCPCPENSDEKSYCQSCGVQMISLLRNRYRVQKVLSNEGGFGRTYVAKDIDKLDELCVVKQLAPKAQGTWAVKKAVELFEEEAKRLQELGKHPQIPTLLAYFEENHYMYLVQEFIDGQNLYEEFNQQGVYSENKIKELLLHLLPVVEYIHQRNVIHRDIKPQNIMRRRSDGKLILIDFGASKQLTANVRTKLGTTIGTPGYSPLEQMQGGIAFPGSDLFSLGTTCFHLLTGVHPGKLWAENGYNWVNSWRIYLKHPISKQLGDVLDQLLKKDKEERYQSASEVIAQLTPQPNTGSTSKPNHKRLYGTIVGSAIALLGIGGVFYINNSTKPSISQQTAPIKTLNGHSQLVSSMAMNPKDTTLVSGSYDTTVKLWNWETGKETDTLQVNGGTVHAVAISSDGKILASGMGNNTIKLWNLATKEEIGTLIGHTSAVKSLAISADGKTLASGSFDGNIKLWNLATQKENDTFAGHSSSVESLALTAGGKMLVSGSADKTIKMWNLDTLQEIRKLGGHFATVWSLAINPDNKTLASGDANGTIKLWNLGTGQEIRHLYGHSFSVNSVTFSPDGKSLASGSSDETIKLWNISDGEIIRTLTGNSKEVTSVAFSPDGKYLASSNTDGVISLWQVTP, encoded by the coding sequence ATGACTATCTGCTTGAATCCTGATTGCCCATGTCCGGAAAACTCTGATGAAAAAAGCTATTGCCAGAGTTGCGGCGTGCAGATGATATCTCTGCTGAGAAATCGCTACCGAGTGCAAAAGGTGCTTTCAAATGAAGGGGGATTTGGCAGAACTTATGTGGCAAAAGATATAGATAAACTCGATGAACTCTGTGTTGTTAAGCAATTGGCACCAAAAGCACAGGGCACATGGGCTGTAAAAAAAGCAGTTGAACTATTTGAAGAAGAAGCCAAGCGACTGCAAGAATTAGGGAAACACCCTCAGATTCCCACTCTGCTGGCTTACTTCGAGGAAAACCATTATATGTATTTGGTGCAAGAATTTATTGATGGGCAGAATTTGTATGAGGAATTCAACCAGCAGGGAGTCTATAGTGAGAACAAAATCAAGGAATTGCTATTGCATTTGTTGCCAGTTGTTGAGTATATTCACCAGCGTAATGTAATTCACCGAGATATCAAACCACAAAATATTATGCGCCGTCGAAGCGATGGCAAATTAATATTGATTGATTTTGGTGCTTCCAAGCAATTAACAGCAAACGTGCGAACCAAACTAGGAACAACTATTGGAACCCCTGGTTATAGTCCTTTAGAGCAAATGCAGGGTGGAATAGCTTTCCCAGGTAGCGATTTGTTCTCTTTGGGCACTACTTGCTTTCATTTACTGACTGGTGTTCACCCAGGGAAACTATGGGCAGAAAATGGCTACAACTGGGTTAATTCTTGGCGAATTTATTTGAAACATCCGATTAGTAAGCAGTTGGGTGATGTTCTCGATCAACTTTTGAAAAAAGACAAAGAGGAACGCTATCAATCGGCTTCGGAAGTTATCGCGCAATTAACACCACAGCCAAATACTGGATCTACTTCTAAGCCCAATCACAAACGACTGTATGGAACTATAGTAGGCTCCGCGATCGCGCTTCTGGGAATTGGAGGAGTTTTCTATATCAACAATTCAACTAAACCCTCTATCTCGCAGCAAACAGCCCCGATTAAAACTTTAAATGGACATTCTCAATTAGTAAGTTCTATGGCGATGAATCCCAAAGATACAACTCTTGTTAGCGGCAGTTATGATACTACCGTTAAACTGTGGAATTGGGAAACCGGAAAGGAAACTGACACCCTACAGGTAAATGGGGGAACAGTTCATGCTGTTGCTATTAGTAGTGATGGAAAAATTCTTGCTAGCGGTATGGGTAATAACACGATTAAGTTATGGAATCTAGCAACTAAAGAAGAAATAGGTACATTAATAGGACATACAAGTGCGGTAAAATCCCTTGCTATTAGCGCTGATGGAAAAACTTTAGCTAGCGGTAGTTTTGACGGTAATATTAAATTGTGGAATCTTGCAACCCAAAAAGAAAACGATACATTTGCAGGACATTCCAGTTCGGTAGAGTCACTTGCTTTAACTGCTGGCGGAAAAATGCTTGTCAGTGGTAGTGCGGACAAAACTATTAAAATGTGGAATTTAGATACCTTACAAGAGATTCGCAAACTAGGGGGGCATTTTGCCACCGTTTGGTCGTTAGCTATTAATCCAGATAATAAAACCCTTGCCAGTGGTGATGCTAACGGCACTATTAAACTGTGGAACTTGGGAACCGGACAGGAAATTCGTCACTTGTACGGTCATTCTTTTTCTGTCAATTCTGTTACTTTTAGTCCCGATGGAAAAAGTCTCGCCAGCGGTAGTAGTGACGAGACTATTAAACTGTGGAATATTTCAGATGGAGAAATAATTCGTACATTGACGGGAAATTCTAAAGAAGTTACCTCTGTTGCCTTTAGTCCCGATGGTAAATACCTTGCAAGTAGCAATACTGATGGAGTTATCAGTCTTTGGCAGGTAACTCCCTAG
- a CDS encoding TetR/AcrR family transcriptional regulator translates to MGRPTKENSLTSEDVIEAAISCLDREGESALGVNRVARELGIKPPAIYKHLNGNAELRKAVVLTIWREFLKYCQGKTKGINEQRQLFKAGGIANRDFAKLYPARYKVMMQYQLHPTDKDANAVIKQAMGWFQQGIQGYDLTENQLIDAMRMVNAAIYGFISVEQAGMMTFQRSNDESYEIMLDALIVGIEYIRGREK, encoded by the coding sequence ATGGGTCGTCCGACGAAAGAAAATTCACTAACTTCTGAAGATGTAATTGAAGCTGCAATAAGTTGTTTGGATCGAGAGGGAGAATCTGCTCTGGGAGTGAATCGGGTAGCGCGAGAACTTGGTATAAAACCACCGGCGATTTATAAACATCTCAATGGAAACGCGGAGTTGAGGAAAGCGGTAGTTTTAACAATTTGGCGAGAATTTCTCAAATATTGTCAGGGAAAAACTAAAGGAATTAACGAACAGCGTCAGTTATTCAAAGCTGGTGGAATAGCGAATCGGGACTTTGCCAAGCTGTATCCAGCGCGTTACAAAGTGATGATGCAGTATCAATTACATCCCACGGATAAAGATGCCAATGCGGTGATTAAACAAGCAATGGGTTGGTTTCAGCAGGGAATACAGGGTTATGATTTGACTGAAAACCAACTAATTGACGCAATGCGAATGGTTAACGCTGCCATTTACGGATTTATTAGCGTCGAGCAAGCGGGAATGATGACTTTTCAACGTTCAAATGATGAAAGTTATGAGATTATGTTGGATGCCTTGATTGTTGGGATTGAGTATATTCGGGGTAGGGAGAAATGA
- a CDS encoding amidase has product MNELIFKPAYQLARMIKERQVSSVEVLEAYLNQISRHNSKLNAICTLNENALETAKQADEALAKGKNWGLLHGVPITIKDNFETKGLLTTAGYEPFKNYIPTEDATTVARLRQAGAIIIGKTSPSQLAGDYQGINDIFPLVNNPWNLEYTPGGSTSGGAAALAAGFSPLELASDIGGSIRQPAHFCGLYGLKPTDRRVPTTGHIGDTTNMDFRCIRQMLVAGGLARSIEDLSLCIKIIAGADNRQPDIPPVPLDEVDEKSLDKLKIAWIDELPLYPVAREIKSAMQAARKKLADAGVNVESWIPKYDFATAWEVFYAVATYNLMFIQGTDFKNLRQQMAFLWREATEGVSELREISKVPNISLPIFMKKSLQGYFEALTQRDNLIAQMDRELEQWDVWLCPVAMTTAFTHRAKGAAVEIDGRKVPYQMANGAYVVPFNLTGHPVVVVPIGFTQDGLPIGMQIVGKRWKEMELLNIAGKLDEIIGDFRLPVSLQGSAL; this is encoded by the coding sequence ATGAACGAATTAATATTTAAACCTGCTTATCAACTTGCTCGAATGATAAAAGAGCGTCAGGTTTCATCGGTTGAGGTGTTGGAAGCCTATTTAAATCAGATTTCGCGACATAACTCTAAGCTGAATGCAATTTGTACTCTTAACGAAAACGCTTTAGAAACTGCGAAACAGGCTGACGAAGCTTTAGCAAAAGGTAAAAATTGGGGATTACTTCACGGCGTACCAATAACGATTAAAGATAATTTTGAAACTAAAGGATTGCTTACTACTGCGGGTTATGAACCGTTTAAAAATTATATTCCCACAGAAGATGCAACGACAGTGGCGCGTCTGCGTCAAGCTGGAGCAATTATTATCGGCAAAACCAGCCCTTCTCAATTAGCTGGGGATTATCAGGGAATAAACGATATATTTCCTCTCGTAAATAATCCTTGGAATTTAGAATATACGCCGGGAGGTAGTACTAGCGGGGGAGCAGCAGCTTTAGCAGCAGGTTTTTCTCCTCTGGAATTAGCTTCTGATATCGGTGGCTCGATTCGTCAACCCGCTCATTTTTGCGGATTGTATGGACTCAAGCCGACAGATAGAAGGGTTCCGACTACCGGGCATATTGGCGATACTACGAATATGGATTTCCGCTGTATTCGGCAAATGCTTGTTGCTGGGGGATTAGCGCGTTCTATTGAAGATTTGAGTTTATGTATAAAAATTATTGCTGGTGCAGATAATCGTCAACCCGATATTCCTCCGGTACCTTTGGATGAAGTTGATGAGAAAAGTTTAGACAAGCTGAAAATTGCTTGGATTGATGAACTACCTTTATATCCAGTTGCCAGAGAAATTAAATCTGCAATGCAAGCAGCGAGGAAAAAGCTTGCTGATGCTGGGGTTAATGTTGAAAGCTGGATACCAAAATACGATTTTGCTACCGCATGGGAAGTTTTTTATGCCGTGGCTACCTATAACCTAATGTTTATTCAAGGAACTGATTTTAAAAACCTTAGGCAACAAATGGCGTTTTTGTGGAGAGAAGCAACCGAGGGCGTAAGCGAGTTACGAGAAATTAGCAAAGTGCCAAATATTTCTCTACCGATATTTATGAAAAAATCTTTGCAGGGTTATTTTGAAGCTTTAACACAAAGGGATAATTTGATTGCTCAAATGGATAGGGAGTTAGAGCAATGGGATGTATGGTTATGCCCGGTAGCAATGACAACAGCATTTACTCATAGAGCCAAAGGTGCAGCAGTGGAAATTGATGGGAGAAAAGTACCTTATCAGATGGCGAATGGTGCTTATGTGGTTCCTTTTAATCTTACTGGGCATCCTGTTGTAGTTGTTCCGATTGGTTTTACTCAAGATGGATTACCGATTGGAATGCAAATTGTCGGCAAAAGATGGAAGGAAATGGAATTGTTGAATATTGCGGGGAAATTGGATGAAATTATTGGGGATTTTCGTCTTCCAGTCTCGTTACAAGGCTCTGCCTTGTAA
- a CDS encoding amidase, translated as MNDLIFTPAHQLARMIKERQVSSVEVLEAHLNQISQHNSRFNAICTLNENTLETAKQADEALAKGENWGVFHGVPITIKDIFETEALRTTAGYKPLENYIPTRDATVVPRLRNAGAIILGKSNTAELAGEYQSVNDIFPAVNNPWNPDYTPGGSSGGSAAAVAAGFSPLDIGNDVSGSIRQPAHFCGVYGLKPTDRRVSSAGQIPEVPGQPKCIRQMQTVGPLARCFADLRLSFTLIAGADIRQPDIAPVPFDTISDKSLQDLRVAWMDGWDELPVACEITSAMQTVANDLTQAGVKIESWIPPLDIEEALQLSDRLIAYNFVYSQPVDFATAKKRIPMIFREMTQGDKNLREISNMGDYLPELLNPTLKGYFTALTTRDKLIAQMDAAMEPWDVWLCPVAMTCAFTHRPMGRFIDVDGRKVPYLLANGAYTSLLNLTGNPVVVIPIGFTTDGLPIGMQIVGKRWKELELLNIAGKLDEIIGGFVSPEFV; from the coding sequence ATGAATGATTTAATATTTACACCCGCACATCAACTTGCTCGAATGATAAAAGAGCGCCAGGTTTCATCAGTTGAAGTCTTGGAAGCACATTTGAATCAAATTTCTCAACATAATTCTAGATTTAATGCAATTTGCACTCTCAACGAAAACACTCTCGAAACTGCAAAACAAGCTGATGAAGCTTTAGCTAAAGGTGAAAATTGGGGAGTATTTCATGGCGTACCGATAACAATAAAGGATATTTTTGAAACTGAGGCATTGCGTACAACGGCGGGATATAAACCCCTTGAAAATTACATTCCTACTCGTGATGCTACGGTAGTGCCGCGTTTGCGAAATGCGGGAGCAATAATTTTAGGTAAAAGCAATACAGCAGAACTTGCAGGGGAATATCAAAGCGTTAACGATATTTTTCCTGCTGTTAATAATCCTTGGAATCCAGATTATACTCCTGGTGGTAGTTCTGGCGGGAGTGCTGCGGCTGTAGCTGCGGGTTTTTCACCGTTGGATATAGGAAATGATGTTTCCGGCTCAATTCGGCAACCGGCACATTTTTGTGGAGTTTATGGACTAAAACCAACGGATAGAAGGGTATCTTCAGCCGGACAAATACCGGAAGTTCCGGGACAGCCAAAGTGCATTCGTCAAATGCAAACTGTGGGACCTTTGGCGCGTTGTTTTGCAGATTTAAGGTTATCTTTTACACTGATTGCAGGTGCGGATATTCGACAGCCAGATATTGCCCCCGTTCCTTTTGATACGATATCCGATAAGTCTTTGCAGGATTTGCGGGTGGCTTGGATGGATGGTTGGGATGAGCTTCCGGTTGCTTGTGAAATTACATCTGCAATGCAAACTGTAGCGAATGATTTGACTCAAGCAGGTGTAAAAATTGAAAGTTGGATTCCTCCCCTTGATATAGAAGAGGCTTTACAATTGAGCGATCGCCTAATTGCATACAATTTCGTTTATTCCCAACCTGTGGACTTTGCGACAGCGAAAAAGCGCATTCCGATGATATTTCGGGAGATGACGCAGGGAGATAAAAATTTAAGGGAAATTAGCAATATGGGAGATTATTTACCTGAGTTATTAAATCCAACTTTGAAGGGATATTTTACAGCTTTGACAACAAGGGATAAATTAATTGCTCAAATGGATGCAGCAATGGAACCGTGGGATGTATGGTTGTGTCCGGTTGCGATGACTTGTGCATTTACGCATCGTCCGATGGGAAGGTTTATAGATGTGGATGGTAGAAAGGTACCTTATTTATTAGCGAATGGTGCTTACACTTCATTGTTGAATCTTACGGGGAATCCGGTTGTGGTTATTCCTATTGGTTTTACAACAGATGGATTACCGATTGGAATGCAGATTGTGGGTAAAAGGTGGAAGGAACTGGAATTATTAAATATAGCTGGGAAGTTGGATGAAATTATTGGGGGTTTTGTGAGTCCAGAATTTGTTTAA
- the pgmB gene encoding beta-phosphoglucomutase, producing MDKNILDPHLNYQDWILTENHFDCEQLNYKETVFTIGNGYLGTRGSFEEGYPGAVAATLTNGVYDDVPIYYTELVNCPDWLPLYIIIDDEEFRLDKGEIYSYERQLDLKRGILSRKISWRSPKGKTISLHFERFASQAEQNVLGLRIQLTPIDFDGTIRIRGSIDGNPEDNDGFNPWLILSQGYGEASSWLQVRTRTSRIQLGMAFKLAISGTKATYRDISVPGFPTVEAKFNAVQGVTVTVEKLVTVFTSRELENPIQAACDKLQNLPSYEKLQESHEQAWEKTWYYSDIFIEGSAQAQLVLRYNLFQLLISAPRHDDKVSIPAKTLSGFGYRGHIFWDTEFFILPFFLFTQPDIARNLLTYRYHCLEGARRKAKYNGYRGAMYAWESAATGDEVTPRWAPAKHLYEEDIRIWCRDREIHISADISIAAWLYWQVTKDDEWMRDRGAEIILDTALFWSSRVFLDVKRECYSILDVIGPDEYHENINNNTFTNRMVQWHLQKALDVYDWLKETFPVKATKLAEKLQLTEKRRWRWQDIAENLFISHDSKTGVIEQFEGFFQLEDINLADYEPRTDSMLSILGIKEVNKRQVIKQPDVLMLLYLMERTAVTDYGKEILLKNWDYYAPRTDITYGSSLGPAIHGLVAASLGKSGEAYEYFRLAALVDLENTRGNAAEGIHAASCGSIWQAVIFGVAGIQFTKNGPIAKPNLPPTWKRLQFKLYWQGNWHNFDLKPEVSSVKSEIKGFIFDLDGVLTDTAEYHYQAWQRLADEEGIPFNRQANEALRGISRRDSLIEIIGDRNYSESQIQEMMKRKNSYYVELIQQITPESLLPGAGNLIDELRQKGIKIAIGSGSKNARTVIERLGIGDKLDAIADGNSVKRSKPAPDLFLHAASQLELEPADCIVVEDASSGVEAALAGGMRTIGIGSIERVGAAQIILPSLENVSLKDIEHKLSFCLAGTPAH from the coding sequence ATGGACAAAAATATTTTAGATCCCCATTTGAACTATCAAGATTGGATTCTCACTGAAAATCATTTCGACTGCGAACAACTCAACTATAAAGAAACTGTTTTTACTATTGGTAATGGTTATCTCGGTACGCGAGGGAGTTTTGAAGAAGGATATCCCGGTGCAGTTGCTGCTACTTTAACTAATGGGGTTTATGATGATGTTCCGATTTATTATACCGAACTTGTTAACTGCCCAGATTGGCTGCCTTTGTATATTATTATCGATGACGAAGAATTTCGTTTAGATAAAGGGGAAATTTATAGCTACGAGCGTCAGCTAGACTTGAAGCGCGGTATTCTGAGTCGTAAAATTAGCTGGCGCAGCCCCAAAGGTAAAACAATTAGCCTTCACTTTGAACGTTTTGCTAGTCAAGCCGAGCAAAATGTTTTAGGATTACGCATTCAACTGACACCGATTGATTTTGATGGTACGATTCGGATTCGCGGCAGTATTGATGGCAATCCAGAAGATAATGATGGATTCAATCCCTGGTTAATTCTCTCGCAAGGATATGGGGAAGCTAGTTCCTGGTTACAAGTTAGAACTCGAACTTCTCGCATTCAATTGGGGATGGCATTCAAATTAGCAATATCTGGAACTAAAGCTACATACAGAGATATTAGCGTTCCCGGTTTTCCCACAGTGGAAGCAAAGTTTAATGCTGTTCAAGGAGTTACCGTTACTGTAGAAAAGTTAGTTACGGTTTTCACTTCCCGAGAATTGGAAAATCCCATTCAAGCTGCTTGCGATAAGTTGCAGAATTTACCAAGCTATGAAAAATTACAAGAAAGTCACGAACAAGCTTGGGAAAAGACATGGTATTACAGTGACATCTTTATAGAAGGAAGCGCGCAAGCTCAATTAGTCTTACGGTACAATCTTTTTCAATTATTAATTAGCGCTCCCCGTCACGACGACAAAGTTAGTATTCCTGCTAAAACTTTATCTGGTTTCGGATATCGCGGTCATATATTTTGGGATACAGAATTTTTTATACTGCCATTCTTCCTGTTTACACAACCCGATATTGCTCGCAATTTACTTACCTATCGCTACCATTGTTTGGAAGGAGCGCGACGCAAAGCAAAATATAATGGCTACCGGGGTGCAATGTACGCCTGGGAAAGTGCGGCAACTGGCGATGAAGTAACTCCGAGATGGGCACCAGCAAAGCATTTATATGAAGAAGATATCCGCATTTGGTGTCGCGATCGCGAAATTCACATTAGTGCAGATATTAGTATTGCGGCTTGGCTATACTGGCAAGTGACCAAAGACGATGAATGGATGCGCGATCGCGGTGCAGAAATTATCCTCGATACAGCTTTATTTTGGAGTAGCCGCGTTTTTCTTGATGTCAAACGCGAATGTTATTCGATTCTTGATGTAATTGGACCTGATGAGTATCACGAAAATATAAATAACAATACTTTCACCAATCGAATGGTGCAATGGCACTTACAAAAAGCTCTCGATGTTTACGACTGGCTCAAAGAAACTTTTCCAGTAAAAGCCACAAAATTAGCAGAAAAACTGCAATTAACTGAAAAACGACGTTGGCGTTGGCAAGATATAGCCGAAAATCTATTTATTTCCCACGATTCCAAAACAGGGGTTATCGAACAATTTGAGGGCTTTTTTCAATTAGAAGATATCAACCTTGCTGATTACGAACCGCGTACCGATTCAATGTTATCTATTTTGGGAATCAAGGAAGTTAACAAGCGGCAGGTAATCAAGCAGCCAGATGTGTTGATGCTACTTTACTTAATGGAGAGAACTGCCGTAACTGATTATGGTAAAGAAATTCTCCTCAAAAACTGGGATTATTACGCACCACGCACCGATATTACCTATGGTTCTTCTTTAGGACCAGCTATTCACGGACTTGTGGCTGCTTCTTTAGGTAAAAGCGGTGAAGCTTACGAATATTTTCGCTTAGCTGCATTAGTAGATTTAGAAAATACACGCGGTAATGCTGCCGAGGGAATTCATGCTGCATCCTGCGGCAGTATTTGGCAGGCTGTAATTTTTGGGGTTGCCGGTATCCAATTTACGAAAAATGGCCCGATAGCCAAACCTAATTTACCTCCGACTTGGAAACGCTTACAGTTTAAGCTTTACTGGCAAGGCAATTGGCACAATTTTGACTTGAAGCCAGAAGTTAGCAGCGTTAAGTCAGAAATCAAAGGCTTTATATTCGACTTGGATGGCGTGCTGACGGATACAGCAGAATATCACTATCAAGCTTGGCAGAGATTGGCAGACGAAGAAGGTATTCCCTTCAACCGTCAAGCCAACGAAGCATTACGAGGAATTTCGCGCAGAGATTCATTGATCGAGATAATAGGAGATAGAAATTATTCAGAATCTCAAATTCAGGAGATGATGAAACGCAAGAATAGTTATTATGTAGAACTTATTCAACAAATAACGCCGGAATCTCTATTACCCGGAGCTGGTAATTTAATAGATGAATTGCGTCAGAAAGGAATTAAAATTGCAATTGGCTCGGGAAGCAAAAATGCCCGCACTGTAATTGAAAGACTGGGAATAGGCGATAAACTAGATGCCATTGCTGACGGCAACAGCGTCAAACGTTCTAAGCCAGCACCAGATTTATTTCTGCACGCAGCCAGTCAGTTAGAATTAGAACCAGCCGATTGTATTGTAGTAGAAGACGCTAGCTCGGGAGTTGAAGCCGCCCTCGCTGGGGGAATGCGAACTATCGGAATAGGTTCTATTGAAAGAGTTGGTGCGGCTCAAATTATTTTACCCAGTTTAGAGAATGTCAGCCTTAAAGATATTGAGCATAAATTGAGTTTTTGTTTGGCTGGTACTCCAGCACATTAA
- a CDS encoding M48 family metallopeptidase, translating to MPVLQICETSISYSIRHSKRSKRLRIIVSHKGVEVVAPINTPEKLITDFVESKKSWLLKSIEKISHKYPPQTPQSYTDSTEIMYRGSFFTLKIESTDVEKVVIDFDKCFYIKVPQLLIANEKEAAVKQALIDWKREQVYVDILRFAQIYAHKLNVQPKSIKLSQQKRAWGTCSSKGSIRINWRLADAPLPVLEYVVAHEVTHLLHHNHSKDFWQTLGTIMPDWQQRKANLKAWESELLPL from the coding sequence ATGCCCGTCTTGCAGATTTGTGAAACCAGTATTTCTTATAGTATCCGCCACAGCAAACGTAGCAAACGTCTACGAATTATCGTTAGCCACAAAGGCGTAGAAGTTGTAGCACCGATTAATACACCAGAAAAACTAATTACCGATTTTGTTGAGAGCAAAAAAAGCTGGTTATTAAAATCTATTGAGAAAATCAGTCATAAATATCCGCCTCAAACACCCCAAAGCTATACAGATAGTACAGAAATTATGTACCGGGGTAGTTTTTTCACTTTAAAAATAGAATCCACTGACGTAGAGAAAGTTGTTATTGATTTTGATAAGTGCTTTTATATCAAAGTACCGCAACTGTTAATTGCCAACGAAAAAGAAGCAGCAGTAAAACAAGCATTAATAGATTGGAAGCGCGAACAAGTTTATGTCGATATTCTGAGATTTGCTCAAATTTACGCCCATAAGCTTAACGTGCAACCAAAATCTATCAAGTTATCTCAACAAAAGCGAGCTTGGGGCACTTGTTCCTCCAAAGGAAGTATTCGCATCAATTGGCGGTTAGCTGATGCGCCTTTGCCAGTATTAGAGTACGTTGTTGCTCATGAAGTGACTCACCTATTGCATCACAATCACAGTAAAGACTTTTGGCAAACTCTAGGCACGATTATGCCCGATTGGCAACAACGTAAAGCTAATCTCAAAGCGTGGGAAAGTGAATTATTACCTTTGTAG